In the Setaria italica strain Yugu1 chromosome VI, Setaria_italica_v2.0, whole genome shotgun sequence genome, one interval contains:
- the LOC101754635 gene encoding O-methyltransferase ZRP4, with the protein MGSTQEQHYTDQQALLDAQLELWHSTFAYIKSMALKSAMELRIADAIHHHGGTATITQIATKVQLHPSKIPCMRRLMRVLSVTGIFSIANAKHSAGDGDCVYGLTPASRLLVGTLSLTPTLSLILHNTFVSPFLGLATWFEHELPDLTLFEISHGKTVWDVIGHDETVSPLFNAAMVADSRFLMDIAIKECGYVFQGISSLIDVAGGHGAAAQAISKAFPHIDCSVLDLSHVVASAPASTGLKYIAGDMFESIPPANAVFLKWVMHDWDDSKCVTILKNCKKAIPPRDAGGKVIIVDTVVGAGPSNLKHRETEVLYDLFIMVVNGIERDEQEWRKIIFEAGFTEYKIIPVLGVRSIVELYP; encoded by the exons ATGGGATCCACCCAGGAGCAACACTACACTGATCAGCAGGCCTTGCTCGATGCTCAGCTTGAGCTTTGGCACAGCACATTCGCATACATCAAGTCCATGGCACTTAAATCCGCCATGGAACTCCGCATCGCCGACGCAATCCATCATCATGGCGGCACTGCCACCATCACCCAAATAGCCACCAAGGTCCAACTTCACCCCTCAAAGATACCATGCATGCGTAGACTCATGCGCGTGCTCAGTGTCACCGGCATCTTCAGCATTGCCAATGCCAAGCACTCGGCtggtgatggtgattgtgtcTATGGTCTCACTCCGGCATCTCGACTTCTTGTCGGCACTCTGAGCTTGACTCCTACACTAAGCTTGATTCTCCATAACACTTTTGTGTCCCCCTTCCTCGGTCTTGCCACCTGGTTTGAGCATGAGCTGCCAGATCTGACCCTCTTTGAGATTTCGCATGGAAAGACTGTGTGGGATGTGATCGGCCACGACGAAACCGTGAGCCCTCTCTTCAATGCTGCAATGGTCGCAGATAGCCGCTTCCTCATGGATATTGCCATCAAAGAGTGTGGCTACGTTTTCCAGGGGATAAGCTCCCTCATTGATGTTGCGGGGGGCCATGGTGCAGCGGCACAGGCCATCTCAAAGGCCTTCCCTCACATAGACTGCAGTGTGCTGGATCTCTCACACGTCGTAGCCAGTGCTCCTGCTAGCACCGGACTTAAATACATTGCTGGTGACATGTTTGAGAGCATTCCACCTGCGAACGCAGTCTTCCTCAAG TGGGTTATGCATGACTGGGATGACTCCAAATGTGTTACGATATTAAAGAACTGCAAGAAGGCTATACCTCCACGAGATGCAGGTGGAAAGGTGATAATAGTAGACACCGTAGTTGGTGCAGGGCCTTCAAATCTTAAGCATAGAGAAACAGAAGTATTATATGATCTCTTTATTATGGTTGTCAATGGCATTGAGAGAGATGAGCAAGAGTGGAGGAAGATTATATTTGAAGCTGGTTTCACTGAGTACAAAATTATACCAGTTTTAGGTGTTCGGTCAATCGTCGAGCTCTACCCCTAA